The following coding sequences lie in one Moritella viscosa genomic window:
- a CDS encoding putative exopolysaccharide export protein, with the protein MKSIFFCILLLLIQTPVLAKGSYILGPGDKVEIKVFGQKNLTVDTLLSNSGQINYPFFGEIKVTGLTVKQVEKLIYNGLKGDYLVNPNVYVHVVEYRPFYIHGEVKKPGGYSYQPGLTVNQAIALAGGLTERASKEKIYLFKEKNKNTQINASLTYKVNAGDTILIKQRFF; encoded by the coding sequence ATGAAAAGTATCTTTTTTTGTATATTATTGCTCTTAATACAAACACCGGTATTAGCCAAGGGCTCTTATATTTTAGGGCCTGGGGATAAGGTAGAAATTAAAGTTTTCGGACAAAAAAATCTGACGGTAGACACGTTGCTGAGTAATAGTGGCCAAATTAATTATCCATTTTTTGGAGAAATAAAGGTAACGGGTCTAACGGTTAAGCAAGTTGAAAAGTTGATTTATAATGGTTTGAAAGGTGATTACCTCGTTAATCCAAATGTTTATGTTCATGTCGTTGAATACCGACCTTTTTATATACACGGTGAAGTTAAGAAACCTGGGGGGTATTCATATCAGCCAGGTTTAACTGTAAACCAAGCTATCGCGCTGGCTGGTGGGTTAACGGAACGCGCATCAAAAGAAAAAATATATTTATTTAAAGAAAAGAACAAAAACACACAAATTAACGCAAGCTTAACGTATAAAGTTAATGCTGGTGACACCATTTTGATTAAGCAAAGGTTTTTCTAA
- a CDS encoding putative exopolysaccharide biosynthesis protein translates to MNNTRIYQPTRRAKMKAFKGHYYCLGLVLLSGGAVAYTQDTYITDGGLFVKPSLEVSIVDDDNIYKQQENGTRSAIITVIPMINLKIDDGINYFSLDARVEKGIYEASSADNYMDGLLGFNVHLEPSDSHRVDINVKAQWLAERRGGGLTELNYESTDKPITYSKNMLSAKYEYGALQTKGRLAFNTKFYEKAYTNFKTLTRRSNYDSLLLGSAFFYSTRAHTDAFIEINAETIGYDYNISGDLSRDSDVYTALLGMQWKASPILHGFIKLGGQAKEFDDEGREDFTGFSWNIGGAWRPLTYSKITLSTSQTTKDPDVDGDYVLETKYKLDWKHNWTSYFYSSFAIYKFTDDYSGIYRVDDTNGYKLKFNYDFTDNIAITLFGLWDRNTSTNTIFEYDKNVVGASLTLTL, encoded by the coding sequence ATGAACAACACTCGGATATATCAACCGACGAGGCGAGCCAAAATGAAAGCATTCAAAGGTCACTACTATTGCTTAGGTCTAGTTTTGTTGAGTGGAGGGGCTGTTGCATACACCCAAGATACATACATCACCGATGGGGGACTATTCGTAAAACCATCGTTGGAAGTGAGTATTGTAGATGATGATAATATCTATAAGCAACAAGAAAACGGCACTCGTAGCGCTATAATCACTGTTATTCCGATGATAAATTTAAAAATCGATGATGGCATTAATTACTTTAGTCTTGATGCTAGAGTCGAAAAAGGCATCTATGAAGCAAGTTCTGCTGATAATTATATGGACGGATTGCTCGGTTTTAATGTGCACTTAGAACCCAGTGATTCGCACCGTGTAGACATAAACGTTAAAGCTCAATGGCTAGCGGAACGGCGCGGCGGTGGTTTGACAGAGCTGAATTATGAATCAACAGATAAACCAATTACGTACAGTAAAAATATGCTGTCTGCAAAATATGAATATGGCGCATTACAAACAAAAGGTCGCCTTGCTTTTAACACTAAATTTTACGAAAAAGCATACACTAATTTTAAAACCCTAACCCGAAGAAGTAATTACGACTCATTGTTATTGGGCTCAGCATTTTTCTATTCCACAAGGGCTCATACCGATGCCTTTATTGAAATAAATGCAGAGACCATTGGTTACGATTATAATATATCGGGGGATCTAAGTCGCGATTCTGATGTATATACTGCATTGTTAGGCATGCAATGGAAAGCATCTCCTATCCTCCATGGATTCATTAAATTGGGAGGACAAGCAAAAGAATTTGATGATGAAGGTCGAGAAGACTTTACGGGGTTTAGCTGGAATATAGGTGGTGCTTGGCGTCCGCTGACTTACTCAAAAATTACGTTATCAACGTCTCAAACAACGAAAGACCCAGATGTTGATGGCGACTATGTGCTTGAAACTAAATACAAGCTTGATTGGAAGCATAATTGGACATCGTATTTTTATTCATCTTTCGCGATTTATAAATTCACGGATGATTACAGTGGTATATACCGAGTTGATGATACGAATGGTTACAAGCTTAAATTTAACTATGATTTTACCGATAATATTGCAATTACCCTATTTGGACTTTGGGATAGAAATACTTCAACAAACACGATATTTGAATATGATAAAAATGTTGTCGGCGCTAGTTTAACATTGACGCTTTAA
- a CDS encoding putative exopolysaccharide biosynthesis glycosyltransferase: MKPTNTFKVSSANYSFVYRFLDLSCVTFSFVIVIHSYNLRMTQEYIIVALTAAVVFLYIAEALNLYQSWRVGRFIAVLMTVVAVFISSFLILSGIGTWLEASFEFPSYVLNVWYFVAFLCCFTWRVLKYQWSVVRCKLGINLRKMAILGATSTGANLYHEISHCDEFGFDFVGFFDDRNAERLPKGMTVVSNISAGIFEAKNGSIDVLFIALPISAEKRIAEIINLLSDTTVDVYVLPAFMLSDVMHGRVTHVGKIDALSIFESPYLGAKVWLKRFEDIIVSLIAIILLSPVYLAIAITLKFTSPGPVLFKQSRYGLHGDKITVYKFRSMSVMESDGNVTQAIRGDKRVTPFGGFLRRSSLDELPQFFNVLMGDMSVVGPRPHAVSHNEEYRKLIQFYMLRHHVKPGITGWAQVSGWRGETDTLDKMQKRIEFDLYYILQWSIWFDFKIMLLTVLTCLKSENTY, from the coding sequence TTGAAACCTACTAATACATTTAAGGTAAGTTCTGCTAATTACTCTTTTGTTTATCGCTTCTTAGATTTAAGTTGTGTTACATTTTCTTTTGTTATTGTAATTCATAGCTATAACCTTAGGATGACACAAGAATATATAATTGTAGCGTTAACGGCTGCCGTCGTTTTTTTATATATCGCAGAGGCTCTTAATTTATATCAATCATGGCGTGTAGGCCGATTTATTGCAGTCCTGATGACTGTCGTTGCTGTGTTTATATCTTCATTTTTAATATTATCTGGTATTGGTACATGGCTGGAAGCATCCTTTGAGTTTCCGAGTTATGTCTTAAATGTCTGGTATTTTGTGGCATTTTTGTGTTGTTTTACGTGGCGAGTATTGAAATATCAATGGTCTGTTGTACGTTGTAAATTAGGCATCAACCTACGAAAAATGGCTATCTTAGGCGCAACGTCAACAGGGGCTAACTTATATCATGAGATCAGTCATTGTGATGAATTCGGGTTTGATTTTGTGGGTTTCTTTGATGATAGAAATGCAGAACGTTTACCTAAAGGCATGACAGTTGTGAGTAATATATCTGCGGGTATTTTTGAAGCTAAAAATGGTTCAATTGACGTTTTGTTTATTGCTTTACCTATTTCAGCTGAGAAACGTATCGCAGAAATTATCAATTTATTATCAGATACAACTGTCGATGTTTATGTTTTACCTGCATTTATGCTCTCTGATGTTATGCATGGCCGTGTTACTCATGTTGGCAAAATTGATGCGCTAAGCATTTTTGAATCCCCTTATTTAGGTGCCAAAGTTTGGCTAAAACGATTTGAAGATATTATAGTAAGTTTAATCGCCATAATACTGCTTTCCCCTGTCTATCTTGCTATCGCAATCACGCTAAAGTTCACATCCCCTGGTCCAGTATTGTTCAAGCAAAGCCGGTATGGACTACACGGTGACAAAATTACTGTTTACAAATTCAGAAGTATGTCGGTGATGGAATCTGACGGGAATGTAACACAGGCAATAAGAGGCGATAAACGTGTTACTCCTTTTGGTGGTTTTTTACGTCGTAGTTCCCTTGATGAACTCCCGCAATTCTTTAATGTACTGATGGGCGACATGTCTGTTGTCGGGCCTCGACCTCATGCTGTATCACATAATGAGGAGTATCGTAAACTCATCCAATTTTACATGCTAAGACATCATGTTAAACCTGGTATTACCGGTTGGGCCCAAGTCAGTGGTTGGCGAGGGGAAACGGATACTTTAGATAAAATGCAGAAACGTATTGAGTTTGACCTTTATTATATTTTGCAATGGTCAATCTGGTTTGATTTCAAAATTATGCTGTTAACCGTACTGACCTGCTTAAAAAGCGAGAACACATATTAG